One window of Cohnella hashimotonis genomic DNA carries:
- a CDS encoding ABC transporter permease produces MKRSNRWMWLGLVPFLAMVLLFQLIPVVSMVAGSLKPATGSGISFGFYARILQSAYYMQAIKNSLLISAASSAIGIVVGLACAYAITRFPARTRDRLLMLSNMTSNFQGVPLAFAYIVLLGSNGVFTLLFKQWGWSVFADFDLYSWSGLVLVYVYFQVPLALLLLYPSFYGIRDQWREAASMLGASRWQFWTSVGLPVLSPAVFGTLGILFANAMGAYATAYALVGGNYNLLAVRIGSLVAGDVVNQPQLGNALAVILALTTLLAVFLNHKMTQRTRKLDAVLGAGQHAAPKRRRQLRSWTPAAPAAAKEEL; encoded by the coding sequence TTGAAACGGAGCAACCGGTGGATGTGGCTGGGGCTTGTCCCTTTTTTGGCGATGGTACTTTTGTTTCAACTGATTCCGGTCGTATCCATGGTGGCCGGCAGCCTGAAGCCCGCGACAGGCTCGGGCATTTCCTTCGGCTTCTATGCGCGAATCCTACAGAGCGCTTACTACATGCAAGCGATCAAAAACAGCCTGCTTATCTCCGCCGCGTCCAGCGCGATCGGCATCGTCGTCGGCCTGGCCTGCGCCTATGCGATCACGAGATTTCCGGCGCGTACGCGGGACCGCCTGCTGATGCTCTCCAATATGACGTCGAACTTCCAGGGCGTACCGCTCGCCTTCGCTTATATCGTGCTGCTGGGCAGCAACGGGGTGTTCACGCTACTGTTCAAGCAGTGGGGCTGGAGCGTATTCGCCGACTTCGACTTGTACAGCTGGTCGGGACTCGTTCTGGTCTATGTGTACTTCCAGGTGCCGCTGGCGCTGCTGCTGCTGTATCCGTCCTTCTACGGCATTCGGGATCAGTGGCGCGAAGCCGCGTCCATGCTGGGCGCGAGCAGGTGGCAGTTCTGGACGAGCGTCGGCTTGCCGGTGCTGTCGCCGGCCGTGTTCGGCACCTTGGGCATTTTGTTCGCAAACGCCATGGGTGCTTACGCGACGGCCTACGCGCTGGTCGGCGGCAACTACAACCTGCTGGCCGTGCGGATCGGCTCGCTCGTGGCGGGCGACGTCGTCAACCAGCCGCAGCTCGGCAATGCGCTCGCCGTCATCCTCGCGCTGACGACGCTGCTCGCCGTCTTTCTCAATCATAAAATGACCCAGCGGACTCGGAAACTTGACGCCGTGCTGGGCGCCGGCCAGCACGCTGCGCCTAAACGCCGTCGTCAGCTTCGTTCCTGGACCCCAGCTGCGCCGGCCGCTGCCAAGGAGGAGCTGTGA
- a CDS encoding ABC transporter substrate-binding protein codes for MKNALKRKLAAGLVLTTLALPLAACGEKNADGAEASGAPQEISLADLEKNAKEEGSVVSVGMPDTWANWKDTWADLQTKYGLSHTDTDMSSAEEIAKFDAEKDKPTADIGDVGIAFGSVAIDKGVTQAYKTSYWDEIPAWAKDQDGHWIVGYQGTIGFLTNKKLVANPPKSWEDLKKGDYKIIVGDVTKAAQAQMAVLAAAIAFGGSETNIEPGIAYFEGLAKEGRLSNAEASLANIEKGEVQVTLLWDFNALNYSDQLGKDQYDVAIPAEGSVVSGYATIINKYAPHPNAAKLAREYILSDEGQINLAKGYARPIRDSVKLPDDVAAKLLPKEAYTNVKPVNDYKAWEETAKQIPQLWQERVLVHMN; via the coding sequence ATGAAAAACGCATTGAAAAGAAAATTGGCTGCGGGACTTGTTTTGACCACGCTCGCGCTGCCGCTGGCGGCATGCGGAGAGAAAAACGCGGACGGCGCGGAAGCGAGCGGCGCCCCGCAGGAAATTTCGTTGGCGGATCTGGAGAAGAACGCCAAGGAAGAAGGTTCCGTCGTTAGCGTCGGCATGCCGGACACATGGGCGAACTGGAAAGATACGTGGGCGGACCTGCAGACGAAATACGGCCTTTCTCATACGGATACCGATATGTCGAGCGCCGAGGAGATCGCCAAGTTCGACGCGGAAAAGGACAAGCCGACCGCGGATATCGGCGACGTCGGCATCGCCTTCGGCTCGGTCGCGATCGACAAGGGCGTTACGCAAGCCTATAAAACCTCTTACTGGGACGAAATTCCCGCCTGGGCCAAGGATCAGGACGGTCACTGGATCGTGGGCTATCAAGGCACGATCGGATTCCTGACCAACAAAAAGCTGGTCGCGAACCCGCCCAAAAGCTGGGAAGATCTGAAGAAAGGCGACTACAAGATCATCGTCGGCGACGTCACCAAAGCTGCGCAAGCCCAGATGGCCGTGCTGGCCGCAGCAATCGCCTTCGGCGGCAGCGAGACGAACATCGAGCCGGGCATCGCGTACTTCGAAGGCTTGGCGAAGGAAGGCCGCCTCTCCAACGCCGAAGCGAGCCTCGCCAACATCGAGAAGGGCGAAGTGCAAGTGACGCTGCTCTGGGACTTCAACGCGCTCAATTACAGCGATCAGCTCGGCAAGGACCAATACGACGTGGCGATTCCTGCCGAAGGCAGCGTCGTGAGCGGCTACGCCACGATCATCAACAAGTACGCGCCGCATCCGAACGCGGCCAAGCTTGCTCGCGAATATATCCTGAGCGACGAGGGCCAGATCAACCTGGCCAAGGGCTACGCGAGACCGATCCGCGACAGCGTGAAGCTGCCGGACGACGTGGCTGCCAAGCTGCTGCCGAAGGAAGCCTACACGAACGTGAAGCCGGTTAACGACTACAAGGCGTGGGAAGAGACGGCCAAGCAGATTCCCCAGCTGTGGCAGGAGCGCGTTCTCGTCCACATGAACTGA
- a CDS encoding FG-GAP-like repeat-containing protein, whose amino-acid sequence MKRKLAGLVPAALALALAAAPIGAFAAGPKFQSGGPSYTMNGGSINDIAFADLNGDGHLDAIVSDVSNNRIAIFKGNGDGTLQATPQYLAVGISPREIAVADVDADGFPDLAVTSYSDDKITIILRNADGTFKPGIAYAAGDGPYGVVPVDLNKDGHLDLAIADNDSFQVSILYGNGDGTFQALVSRAVGNFPRYIIVGDFDRDTLPDLAVSNTGSANISVLLNQGDGTFNRSDFGGMLTPMYLVSGEFNGDGIVDLATADNGNPGGAAVLLGVGDGSFHTAVLYHTDPGTYPNDIAAGDYDGDGRLDLAVKNQGVGTLSFFNGNADGTFQPKFDLAINGYLASADLNEDGLADLAYASGASFTLMNSPAEGELAFSSPTFTVAENGGNATVTVNRTGSAYGQTKVRLQTSDGSAAAGADYTAVDATIVFGHGETTKNVTVPVADNSVHGTDRTFGVTISGPTNGATLGTQTSAIVTIQEDDPAPDTTAPTIDVSKFAAVDNYSGTQDRLAGAAGAVGEPGADVRAFRWNDSNSDGIVDAGELGLEIALGTSAADGSVPGADIGDLGPGTYKYVVTAEDAASNESPRTAAAAVSVTLAKGIAPDVADPTWPTGVELVGANVTRTGVKLSWPAAVDDRGVDHYELTQDGDLIDSPAAATLSYDVAGLTAGTSFAFEIVAVDAAGNRSAPLAATVATSPLVDPAKFAAVDNYDGTPDRLTGAAGAIGRSGATVRAYRWTDADTDGVVDAGELGTAIALGTSAADGSVAAADLDDLAPGAYKFVVTATDGAGTESPRTAAAAVSVTLAKGIAPDVADPTWPAGAELADANVTRTGVKLSWPAAADDRGVDHYELAQDGDPVASPAAATLSYDVAGLTAGTSYAFEIVAVDAAGNRSAPLSATVATLPLVDPAKFAAVDNYDGTPDRLSAAADAIGRAGATVRAYRWTDADSDGIADAGELGAAIALGTSGADGSVAAADLGDLSAGTYKFIVTATDGANVESPRSAAAAFSVTLTKGVAPDIADPTWPSGAELVDANVTRTGVRLSWPAAADDRGVDHYELAQDGDPVASPAAATLSYDVGGLTAGTSFAFEIVAVDAAGNRSAPLSATVATSPLVDPAKFAAVDNYAGTPDRLAGTADAIGRAGSTVRAYRWTDADTDGVVAPGELGAAIALGTSAADGSVAAADLGDLAPGAYKFVVTATDGAGTESPRTAAAAVTVTLMKGIAPDIAAPAWPADAALSVSAVTYESLRLAWPAAQDDGGVDHYELTQGAGAPVILTAAALSRDIDGLAASTVYEFSIVAVDAAGNRSAAMTVTATTLPRPETAQPSEASSETRLRLLTLETDAGSVSLTPPFDMNILAYEATTMESRITLNAEPLSPAAVLRINGQSALGKLPLAVDLAPGKNVVQIEVQAANGNIRTYDLTINRREKPPVVTCFGDIRGHWAEAEINEACALDLVKGGPEGLYRPDSPVTRAEWAVMIARWLNLDAKGTAVVSGYADSSSIPAWAREAIAGATDIGILNGYSDGTFRPAVTVSRAEMTVTLVRAAKWTTDPKALTDFADDASIPSWAKPYAAAAAMHGITNGKSGNRFEPDAPTTRAEAAALLVRMSKLSN is encoded by the coding sequence ATGAAAAGAAAACTAGCGGGTCTCGTGCCTGCCGCGCTTGCGCTCGCCCTGGCGGCAGCTCCGATCGGCGCGTTCGCGGCCGGACCGAAGTTTCAAAGCGGGGGGCCCTCGTACACGATGAACGGCGGCTCGATCAACGATATCGCTTTTGCAGATCTGAACGGGGACGGGCATCTGGACGCGATCGTGAGCGATGTGAGCAATAACCGAATCGCGATATTTAAAGGAAACGGCGACGGGACGCTTCAGGCTACGCCCCAATACCTGGCAGTAGGCATAAGTCCGCGAGAGATTGCGGTCGCGGATGTCGACGCCGACGGCTTCCCGGATCTCGCGGTTACCAGCTATAGCGACGACAAAATAACGATTATTCTCAGGAACGCCGACGGCACGTTTAAGCCTGGTATCGCGTATGCGGCCGGAGACGGACCGTACGGAGTCGTCCCCGTCGATTTGAACAAAGACGGGCACCTGGATCTGGCGATCGCGGACAACGACAGTTTTCAAGTTTCTATCCTCTACGGCAATGGAGACGGTACCTTCCAAGCCCTTGTGTCTCGCGCTGTTGGCAATTTTCCCCGTTATATTATCGTCGGCGACTTCGACAGGGACACACTCCCCGACCTGGCCGTCTCTAACACCGGCTCGGCGAATATCAGCGTGCTGCTTAATCAGGGAGACGGGACCTTTAATCGCAGCGATTTTGGAGGCATGCTGACCCCGATGTACCTGGTGTCGGGAGAATTCAATGGCGACGGGATCGTCGATCTCGCGACCGCGGACAACGGCAACCCCGGCGGCGCGGCCGTGTTGCTCGGCGTAGGCGACGGCTCCTTCCACACGGCCGTTCTGTACCACACCGATCCGGGTACCTATCCGAACGACATTGCGGCGGGCGATTACGATGGCGACGGCCGACTCGATCTGGCCGTCAAGAACCAGGGGGTGGGCACTCTCTCTTTCTTTAACGGCAACGCGGACGGAACGTTCCAGCCGAAGTTCGATCTGGCGATTAACGGTTATTTAGCCTCGGCCGACTTGAATGAGGACGGACTGGCGGATTTGGCTTATGCGTCCGGCGCGAGCTTTACTTTGATGAACAGCCCAGCAGAAGGCGAGCTGGCGTTTTCCTCGCCGACGTTTACGGTTGCGGAAAACGGCGGGAATGCGACGGTAACCGTCAACCGTACGGGCAGCGCCTACGGCCAGACCAAGGTTCGGCTCCAGACGTCGGACGGCTCTGCCGCCGCCGGCGCCGACTATACCGCCGTCGACGCGACGATCGTCTTCGGTCACGGCGAGACGACGAAAAACGTGACGGTGCCGGTAGCGGACAATTCGGTCCACGGTACGGACCGGACGTTCGGCGTGACGATCTCCGGTCCGACCAACGGAGCGACGCTCGGCACGCAGACGAGCGCGATCGTCACCATTCAAGAGGACGACCCGGCGCCGGATACGACTGCGCCTACAATCGATGTTTCGAAGTTCGCTGCCGTCGACAACTACAGCGGCACGCAGGATCGGCTGGCCGGGGCAGCCGGCGCAGTAGGCGAGCCGGGGGCGGACGTGCGTGCCTTCCGCTGGAATGACAGCAATAGCGACGGCATCGTGGACGCAGGTGAGCTCGGATTGGAGATCGCACTGGGCACAAGCGCTGCTGATGGCTCGGTCCCAGGCGCCGACATCGGTGACCTCGGGCCGGGAACCTACAAGTACGTCGTCACCGCCGAGGACGCCGCGAGCAACGAATCGCCGCGCACCGCGGCGGCAGCGGTCTCCGTCACGCTGGCGAAGGGCATCGCCCCGGACGTGGCCGATCCGACCTGGCCGACAGGTGTGGAGCTTGTGGGTGCCAACGTCACGCGCACCGGCGTCAAGCTGTCCTGGCCCGCTGCCGTCGACGACCGCGGCGTCGACCACTACGAGCTGACGCAGGACGGCGACTTGATCGACTCGCCTGCTGCGGCGACGTTGTCTTACGACGTCGCCGGGCTGACGGCCGGCACCTCGTTCGCGTTCGAGATCGTCGCCGTGGACGCCGCGGGTAACCGCAGCGCCCCGCTTGCAGCGACGGTGGCGACGTCACCGCTTGTCGATCCGGCCAAGTTCGCGGCCGTCGACAATTACGATGGAACGCCGGATCGGCTGACCGGTGCAGCCGGTGCAATCGGGCGTTCGGGCGCGACCGTGCGCGCCTACCGCTGGACCGACGCCGACACCGACGGCGTCGTTGATGCGGGCGAGCTCGGCACGGCCATCGCGCTCGGCACAAGCGCTGCCGACGGCTCGGTCGCGGCCGCCGACCTCGACGATCTTGCGCCAGGCGCGTACAAGTTTGTCGTCACGGCCACCGACGGCGCCGGCACCGAATCGCCGCGCACGGCGGCGGCAGCGGTCTCCGTCACGCTGGCGAAGGGCATCGCCCCGGACGTGGCCGATCCTACCTGGCCGGCAGGTGCGGAGCTTGCGGATGCGAACGTCACGCGCACCGGCGTCAAGCTGTCCTGGCCCGCTGCCGCGGACGATCGCGGCGTCGACCACTACGAGCTGGCGCAGGACGGCGATCCGGTCGCCTCGCCTGCCGCGGCGACATTGTCTTACGACGTCGCCGGACTGACGGCCGGCACCTCGTACGCGTTCGAGATCGTCGCCGTCGACGCCGCGGGCAACCGCAGCGCGCCGCTCTCCGCAACGGTGGCGACCTTACCGCTTGTCGATCCGGCCAAGTTCGCGGCCGTCGACAACTACGATGGCACGCCGGACAGGCTCTCCGCCGCGGCTGACGCCATCGGTCGCGCCGGCGCGACCGTGCGCGCCTACCGCTGGACCGACGCCGACAGTGACGGCATCGCGGACGCGGGCGAGCTCGGGGCGGCCATCGCGCTCGGCACGAGCGGCGCCGACGGCTCCGTCGCCGCCGCGGATCTCGGCGATCTGTCAGCCGGAACGTACAAGTTCATCGTGACCGCAACCGACGGCGCTAACGTAGAGTCTCCGCGCAGCGCGGCCGCGGCGTTCAGCGTCACGCTGACCAAGGGCGTAGCGCCGGACATCGCCGATCCGACCTGGCCGTCCGGCGCGGAGCTCGTGGACGCCAACGTAACGCGCACCGGCGTCCGGTTGTCCTGGCCCGCTGCCGCGGACGATCGCGGCGTCGACCACTACGAGCTGGCGCAGGACGGCGATCCGGTCGCCTCGCCTGCCGCGGCGACATTGTCTTACGACGTCGGCGGGCTGACGGCCGGCACATCGTTTGCGTTCGAGATCGTCGCGGTGGACGCCGCGGGCAACCGAAGCGCGCCGCTCTCCGCGACGGTGGCGACTTCGCCGCTCGTCGATCCGGCCAAGTTCGCGGCCGTCGACAACTACGCCGGCACGCCGGACCGGCTGGCCGGCACAGCTGATGCCATCGGCCGCGCCGGCTCGACCGTGCGCGCCTACCGCTGGACCGACGCCGACACCGACGGGGTCGTCGCGCCCGGCGAGCTCGGCGCAGCCATCGCGCTCGGCACGAGCGCCGCCGACGGCTCGGTCGCAGCCGCGGACCTCGGCGACCTCGCGCCTGGCGCGTACAAGTTCGTCGTCACGGCGACAGACGGCGCCGGCACCGAATCGCCGCGCACGGCGGCAGCGGCCGTGACCGTCACGCTGATGAAGGGCATCGCGCCTGACATTGCCGCACCTGCTTGGCCTGCCGACGCGGCGCTGTCCGTCTCGGCCGTTACTTACGAGAGCCTTAGGCTCGCATGGCCTGCCGCTCAGGACGACGGCGGCGTCGACCATTACGAGCTGACGCAAGGCGCGGGAGCGCCTGTCATCCTGACCGCCGCCGCGCTTTCGCGCGATATCGATGGCTTAGCTGCTTCGACCGTGTATGAATTTTCCATCGTCGCCGTCGATGCTGCAGGCAACCGAAGCGCTGCGATGACGGTTACGGCCACAACGCTGCCTCGGCCTGAAACTGCGCAGCCGTCCGAAGCTTCGAGCGAGACCAGACTTCGGCTGCTTACGCTCGAAACCGATGCCGGCTCCGTCAGCTTGACGCCTCCCTTCGACATGAACATACTCGCCTATGAGGCAACGACCATGGAGTCGCGCATTACGCTGAATGCAGAACCTCTTTCTCCAGCCGCCGTCTTGCGGATTAACGGACAGAGCGCCCTCGGCAAGCTCCCGCTCGCGGTCGATCTCGCCCCGGGCAAAAACGTTGTACAGATCGAGGTTCAGGCAGCCAACGGCAATATCCGCACTTACGACCTGACGATCAATCGCCGGGAGAAGCCTCCGGTTGTCACTTGCTTCGGCGATATCCGCGGCCACTGGGCGGAAGCGGAAATTAACGAAGCCTGCGCGCTCGACCTGGTTAAGGGCGGGCCCGAAGGCCTCTATAGACCGGACAGCCCCGTCACTCGCGCCGAGTGGGCTGTCATGATCGCAAGATGGTTGAATTTGGACGCCAAAGGTACTGCGGTGGTCTCCGGGTACGCGGACTCGTCCAGCATTCCGGCCTGGGCCAGAGAGGCGATTGCCGGCGCGACGGACATCGGCATCCTGAACGGCTATTCTGACGGCACGTTCCGCCCCGCCGTGACGGTCAGCCGCGCGGAGATGACGGTCACCCTCGTCCGAGCCGCGAAGTGGACGACGGATCCGAAGGCCCTCACGGATTTCGCGGACGACGCGAGCATCCCGTCCTGGGCAAAGCCGTATGCCGCAGCAGCCGCGATGCACGGCATTACGAACGGCAAAAGCGGAAATCGCTTCGAGCCGGACGCGCCTACGACCCGGGCAGAAGCGGCGGCGCTCCTCGTCCGGATGTCCAAACTCTCTAACTAA
- a CDS encoding TetR/AcrR family transcriptional regulator — MQEQSKRGRPRDPKTQQAILSASYDLLLEVGFGAVTVEKIAERAGVSKATIYKWWPNKAAVVMDGFLSAASARLPVPDTGDAFEDVQIHAVNLTRFLLSREGKIITALVGEGQFDEGLAEAYRTRYFQPRRLEAKGILEKGIRRGQLKGTLDVGLGVDLLYGPILYRLLVTGEPLDDDYVRQLVTSGFEGIRAQ; from the coding sequence ATGCAAGAACAGAGCAAGCGAGGGCGGCCCCGGGATCCGAAGACGCAGCAGGCGATTTTGTCCGCATCGTACGATTTGCTGCTGGAGGTCGGCTTCGGCGCGGTGACGGTGGAGAAGATCGCAGAGCGCGCGGGCGTGAGCAAAGCGACCATTTACAAATGGTGGCCGAACAAAGCCGCAGTGGTCATGGACGGCTTTTTATCCGCCGCCTCGGCACGGCTGCCGGTGCCCGACACGGGCGACGCGTTCGAAGACGTACAGATTCACGCCGTGAACTTGACCCGCTTCTTGTTGAGTCGGGAAGGCAAGATCATTACCGCGCTGGTCGGCGAGGGGCAATTCGACGAGGGCCTGGCCGAAGCGTACCGGACGCGTTACTTTCAGCCGAGAAGGCTTGAGGCTAAGGGAATCCTGGAAAAAGGGATCCGGCGCGGACAACTTAAAGGAACGCTGGATGTCGGGCTCGGCGTAGACCTGCTGTACGGACCGATCCTCTACCGGCTGCTGGTGACCGGCGAGCCGCTTGACGACGATTATGTGCGGCAGCTGGTGACGAGCGGGTTCGAGGGGATTCGGGCGCAGTAG